The Sphingomonas sp. KR3-1 genome contains a region encoding:
- a CDS encoding outer membrane beta-barrel protein: MTKFFAAAAATLLLAPLSAFAQDGAPAHDFAGPRIEARLGYETPTISDGSGSIWKIGSAVSYGGEVGVDIRAGSKVVVGPYANYEFSSVSLCDGAVCLNEKGNLSVGGRLGFVVGGKTLIYAKAGYASISLEAKAGSASDTESKGGIQGGLGVEIGLGKKAYAFVEGSYADYGDFYGINLQRRHVAGGVGFRF; this comes from the coding sequence ATGACCAAGTTTTTCGCGGCTGCGGCTGCCACGCTCCTGCTCGCGCCGCTTTCGGCCTTTGCACAGGACGGCGCGCCCGCGCATGATTTCGCCGGCCCGCGCATCGAAGCGCGCCTCGGCTATGAGACGCCGACGATCAGCGACGGCAGCGGCAGCATCTGGAAGATCGGCAGCGCGGTTTCCTATGGCGGCGAAGTGGGCGTCGACATCCGCGCCGGCAGCAAGGTCGTCGTCGGCCCCTATGCCAATTACGAATTCTCCAGCGTCTCGCTGTGCGACGGCGCCGTCTGCCTCAACGAGAAGGGCAATCTCAGCGTCGGCGGCCGGCTGGGCTTCGTCGTCGGCGGCAAGACGCTGATCTACGCCAAGGCCGGCTATGCCAGCATCTCGCTCGAGGCGAAGGCCGGCAGCGCGAGCGACACCGAGAGCAAGGGCGGCATCCAGGGCGGGCTCGGCGTCGAGATCGGCCTCGGCAAGAAGGCCTATGCGTTCGTCGAGGGCAGCTATGCCGATTACGGCGATTTCTACGGCATCAACCTGCAGCGCCGCCACGTCGCCGGCGGCGTCGGCTTCCGCTTCTGA
- the rpsO gene encoding 30S ribosomal protein S15, with product MSITAERKEALIKEHARGGTDTGSPEVQVAILSERISNLTEHFKTHAKDNHSRRGLLMLVNKRRSLLDYLKKKDEARYTDLIAKLGLRK from the coding sequence ATGTCGATCACTGCAGAGCGCAAGGAAGCGCTCATCAAGGAACATGCGCGCGGCGGCACCGACACCGGCAGCCCCGAAGTGCAGGTCGCGATCCTCTCGGAGCGCATCTCGAACCTGACCGAGCACTTCAAGACGCATGCCAAGGACAACCATTCGCGCCGCGGCCTGCTCATGCTGGTCAACAAGCGCCGTAGCCTCCTCGACTATCTGAAGAAGAAGGACGAGGCCCGCTACACCGACCTCATCGCGAAGCTCGGCCTTCGCAAGTAA
- a CDS encoding histidine kinase dimerization/phosphoacceptor domain -containing protein, with protein MTQAYGDARWLETLPVLADRPWLQFGLVLAITGTALLIRLALGRVLPPGLPYATFLPAVILCAFLFGVRPGLLAAILGGILGWEFFIENPFASPLPGTAPSTVLYIAACVLILVLFHWMQGATARLVEQREHNHRLAETRTLLFHELQHRVSNNLQVAAGLLALQKRHVADAAAQHALDEAVRRIATIGKISRQLYRPNGEAQGVRELFDPLIASLIEANGKPIQVAIEDPHALRLAPDAAVPVALIVAEAVANAIEHGFADREHGAIAIRCVALAPGFAIEIEDNGQGLPESFDMTRNASLGLQIAATLAGQLGGHFAMEPRPHGALARLVTRAA; from the coding sequence ATGACACAGGCCTATGGCGATGCCCGCTGGCTCGAGACGCTGCCGGTCCTCGCCGATCGGCCCTGGCTTCAGTTCGGCCTTGTCCTGGCGATCACCGGCACCGCGCTGCTGATCCGCCTGGCGCTCGGGCGCGTCCTGCCGCCCGGGCTGCCCTATGCCACGTTCCTGCCCGCGGTGATCCTGTGCGCTTTCCTGTTCGGGGTGCGCCCGGGGCTGCTCGCGGCGATCCTGGGCGGGATATTGGGCTGGGAGTTCTTCATCGAGAACCCGTTCGCCTCGCCGCTGCCCGGCACCGCGCCGTCGACCGTGCTCTACATCGCCGCGTGCGTGCTGATCCTCGTCCTGTTCCACTGGATGCAGGGCGCCACGGCCCGGCTGGTCGAGCAGCGCGAGCACAACCACCGGCTGGCCGAGACGCGCACCCTGCTCTTCCACGAACTCCAGCACCGCGTGTCGAACAATCTCCAGGTCGCCGCCGGCCTGCTCGCGCTGCAGAAGCGCCACGTCGCCGATGCCGCCGCCCAGCACGCGCTCGACGAGGCGGTGCGGCGGATCGCGACGATCGGCAAGATCAGCCGTCAGCTCTATCGACCCAATGGCGAGGCGCAGGGCGTGCGCGAGCTGTTCGACCCGCTGATCGCCAGCCTGATCGAGGCCAATGGCAAGCCGATCCAGGTCGCGATCGAGGATCCGCACGCGCTGCGCCTCGCCCCCGATGCCGCGGTGCCGGTCGCGCTGATCGTCGCCGAGGCCGTGGCGAACGCGATCGAGCACGGCTTTGCGGATCGCGAGCACGGCGCGATCGCGATCCGCTGCGTCGCGCTCGCGCCGGGCTTCGCGATCGAGATCGAGGATAATGGCCAGGGGCTGCCGGAGAGTTTCGACATGACGCGCAACGCCAGCCTCGGCCTGCAGATCGCCGCGACGCTGGCGGGGCAATTGGGCGGGCATTTCGCCATGGAGCCGCGCCCGCACGGCGCGCTCGCCCGCCTCGTCACCCGCGCCGCCTAG
- a CDS encoding aldo/keto reductase: MQKRILGNGLEVSAIGYGCMGLDHAYGTKLSPAEANVLLRTAVERGVTFFDTAEVYGPFSNETLVGEALRPVRDQVVIATKFGFNIEGGVQQAGLNSRPEHIRAVADASLQRLGIEQIDLFYQHRVDPAVPIEEVAGAVRDLIAEGKVKHFGLSEPGVETVRKAHAVQPVSAIQNEYSLWTRGVETNGILAVCEELGIGLVPYSPLGRGFLTGAMSQDTAFGEGDFRSHLPRFTPEALAKNQALVDLLKRIAADKQGTPAQVALAWLLAQRPWIVPIPGTTKLHRLEENLGAADLVLTADDLAGIAAALAEIDVEGERYPEQLMAVVGR, encoded by the coding sequence ATGCAGAAGCGCATTCTCGGCAATGGCCTCGAGGTCTCGGCGATCGGCTATGGCTGCATGGGGCTCGACCACGCCTATGGCACCAAGCTGAGCCCGGCCGAGGCCAACGTGCTGCTGCGCACCGCAGTCGAGCGCGGGGTCACCTTCTTCGACACCGCCGAGGTCTATGGCCCGTTCAGCAACGAGACGCTGGTCGGCGAGGCGCTGCGCCCGGTGCGCGACCAGGTCGTCATCGCCACCAAGTTCGGCTTCAACATCGAAGGCGGCGTGCAGCAGGCGGGGCTGAACAGCCGCCCCGAGCATATCCGCGCCGTCGCCGACGCCTCGCTCCAGCGGCTCGGCATCGAGCAGATCGACCTGTTCTACCAGCACCGCGTCGATCCCGCCGTGCCGATCGAGGAGGTTGCCGGCGCGGTCCGCGACCTGATCGCCGAGGGCAAGGTCAAGCATTTCGGCCTGTCCGAGCCCGGCGTCGAGACGGTGCGCAAGGCGCATGCCGTCCAGCCGGTCAGCGCGATCCAGAACGAATATTCGCTGTGGACGCGCGGCGTCGAGACCAACGGCATCCTCGCCGTCTGCGAGGAGCTGGGCATCGGCCTGGTGCCGTACAGCCCGCTCGGCCGCGGCTTCCTGACCGGCGCGATGAGCCAGGATACGGCTTTCGGCGAAGGCGATTTCCGCAGCCACCTGCCGCGTTTCACCCCCGAGGCGTTGGCGAAGAACCAGGCGCTGGTCGACCTGCTCAAGCGCATCGCCGCCGACAAGCAGGGCACGCCAGCCCAGGTCGCGCTCGCCTGGCTTCTCGCGCAAAGGCCGTGGATCGTGCCGATCCCCGGCACCACCAAGCTCCACCGGCTCGAGGAGAATCTCGGCGCCGCCGACCTCGTCCTCACCGCCGACGACCTTGCCGGCATCGCCGCCGCGCTCGCCGAGATCGACGTCGAGGGCGAGCGCTATCCCGAGCAGCTCATGGCCGTTGTCGGCCGCTAA
- a CDS encoding LysR family transcriptional regulator: MNRQDLADLAAFVAVAREKSFTRAAAQLGVTPSALSHCMRGLEERLGVRLLNRTTRSVTATEAGERMLRSVAFHLDEIATHVSALNDLRERPAGNIRITADEFSLQTVLWPRLRGALAKYPDIKLEIETDYRLVDIVADRFDAGVRLGDIIDKDMIAVPIGPPMRMLAVATPGYFDKAGRPRTPQELAGHCCINLRLPTLRGLYAWEFERAGRAQRVRVDGQLTFNSIFHIREAALDGFGIGYLMENMVRDDLDSGALEAVLEDWSPPFAGYHLYYPSRRQPTPAFAAIVEALRYRPGRES; this comes from the coding sequence ATGAACCGTCAGGACCTGGCCGACCTCGCCGCCTTCGTCGCCGTCGCGCGCGAGAAGAGCTTCACCCGTGCCGCAGCGCAGCTCGGCGTGACGCCCTCGGCGCTCAGCCATTGCATGCGCGGATTGGAGGAGCGGCTCGGGGTGCGGCTGCTCAACCGCACCACGCGCAGCGTCACCGCGACCGAGGCGGGCGAGCGGATGCTGCGCTCGGTCGCCTTCCATCTCGACGAGATCGCGACGCACGTCTCGGCGCTCAACGACCTGCGCGAGCGGCCGGCGGGCAATATCCGGATCACCGCGGACGAGTTCTCGCTGCAGACGGTGCTGTGGCCGCGGCTGCGCGGGGCGCTGGCCAAATATCCGGACATCAAGCTGGAGATCGAGACCGACTATCGGCTGGTCGACATCGTCGCCGACCGGTTCGATGCCGGGGTGCGGTTGGGCGACATCATCGACAAGGACATGATCGCCGTGCCGATCGGCCCGCCGATGCGGATGCTGGCGGTGGCGACGCCGGGCTATTTCGACAAGGCGGGCCGGCCGCGCACGCCGCAGGAGCTGGCCGGCCATTGCTGCATCAACCTGCGCCTGCCGACGTTGCGCGGTCTCTACGCCTGGGAGTTCGAGCGGGCCGGGCGGGCGCAGCGCGTGCGGGTGGACGGGCAGCTGACCTTCAACAGCATCTTCCATATCCGCGAGGCGGCGCTCGACGGGTTCGGCATCGGCTATCTGATGGAGAACATGGTGCGCGACGACCTCGACAGCGGCGCACTCGAGGCAGTGCTCGAGGACTGGTCGCCGCCCTTTGCCGGCTATCACCTCTATTATCCCAGCCGCCGCCAGCCGACGCCGGCCTTCGCCGCGATCGTCGAGGCGCTGCGCTATCGGCCGGGGCGCGAGAGCTAG
- the truB gene encoding tRNA pseudouridine(55) synthase TruB, whose product MHGWIILDKPLGLGSTQGVSAVKRALRDGKYGKFKVGHGGTLDPLATGVLPIAIGEATKLAGRMLDSDKVYDFTVTFGVETDTLDLEGKAIATSDVRPTLAQVEAVLPRFTGPIEQVPPAYSALKVDGERAYDLARAGEEVKLASRAVTIHALDLIGSGQFVDRDVLEDIDLRAHVSKGTYIRSLARDIARALGTVGHVTMLRRVKAGPFTLDSAISLDKLGEAAKGRTLEQLLLPLRAGLDDIPALSLTPDQAGLLRQGQVLAGIAKEDGQYFACLEESPIALVEALSGHIRVVRGFNI is encoded by the coding sequence TCAAGCGCGCGCTGCGCGACGGCAAGTACGGCAAGTTCAAGGTCGGCCATGGCGGCACGCTCGATCCGCTGGCGACCGGCGTGCTGCCGATCGCGATCGGCGAAGCGACCAAGCTGGCGGGCCGCATGCTCGACAGCGACAAGGTCTATGACTTCACCGTGACCTTCGGCGTCGAGACCGACACGCTCGATCTCGAAGGCAAGGCGATTGCGACCTCGGACGTGCGCCCCACGCTCGCGCAAGTGGAGGCGGTGCTGCCGCGCTTCACCGGACCGATCGAGCAGGTGCCGCCCGCCTATTCGGCGCTCAAGGTGGATGGCGAGCGCGCCTATGACCTGGCCCGCGCCGGGGAAGAGGTGAAGCTGGCGAGCCGTGCCGTGACGATCCATGCGCTGGACCTGATCGGATCCGGCCAGTTCGTGGATCGGGACGTGCTGGAGGACATCGACCTCCGCGCCCATGTCTCCAAGGGCACCTATATCCGCAGCCTCGCGCGCGACATCGCCCGGGCGCTCGGCACCGTCGGCCATGTCACGATGCTGCGCCGCGTGAAGGCCGGGCCCTTCACCCTGGATTCCGCGATTTCGCTGGACAAACTGGGCGAAGCCGCTAAGGGCCGCACCCTTGAACAACTCCTCCTGCCATTGAGGGCGGGGCTGGACGACATCCCGGCTCTATCCCTCACCCCCGACCAGGCAGGGCTGCTCCGACAGGGGCAGGTTCTGGCCGGGATCGCCAAGGAAGACGGCCAATATTTCGCGTGCCTGGAGGAGTCTCCGATCGCGCTGGTGGAGGCTCTATCCGGTCACATCCGGGTCGTCCGCGGCTTCAATATCTAA
- the pnp gene encoding polyribonucleotide nucleotidyltransferase, protein MFDKKTVSIEWGGKTLTLETGKVARQADGAVIATLGETVVLCAVTAAKSVKEGQDFFPLTVHYQEKFSAAGRIPGGFFKRERGATEKETLVSRLIDRPIRPLFPEGFYNEINAIAQVLSYDGENEPDILAMVAASAALTISGVPFMGPIGAARVGYVNGEYILNPTDAQVAEGELDLVVAATYDAVMMVESEAKELSEEVMLGAVLFAHDACREIVKAIVKLAEQAAKDPWEIAASNDNAKFKDSIKKLIGKDIAAAYKLTDKSARSNALNEARAKAKAKFADDGLSPQEVMAGIKLTKKLEAEIVRGDILKTGKRIDGRTTTQIRPIEAETHFLPRAHGSALFTRGETQTIATATLGTRDAEQMIDGLGGLSYQHFMLHYNFPPYSVGEVGRFGAPGRREVGHGKLAWRALHPVLPSKEDFPYTIRLTSDITESNGSSSMASVCGGSLAMMDAGVPIKRPVSGIAMGLILEGKDYAILSDILGDEDHLGDMDFKVAGTSEGITTMQMDIKIAGITKEIFEAALNQAKAGRAHILGEMNKALGEARTELSAHAPRIETFTIDKSKIREVIGTGGKVIREIVATTGAKVDIDDEGVIKVSSSDTAQIEAAIKWIKGLVEEAEVGKIYSGKVVNLVDFGAFVNFMGGKDGLVHVSEIKNERVEKVSDALSEGQEVKVKVLEIDPRGKVRLSMRVVDQETGEELEDTRPAREPREGGDRGPRGDRGDRGDRRRDGGGGRGGDRDRGPRREGGGDRGPRSEGGDRGPRSGDRGPRRERSESKDEGGENIGLPAFLTGGDD, encoded by the coding sequence ATGTTCGACAAGAAGACTGTATCGATCGAGTGGGGCGGCAAGACGCTGACTCTCGAAACGGGCAAGGTTGCCCGCCAGGCCGACGGCGCGGTGATCGCGACGCTCGGCGAAACCGTGGTGCTCTGCGCGGTGACCGCCGCCAAGAGCGTGAAGGAAGGCCAGGACTTCTTCCCGCTGACCGTCCACTATCAGGAGAAGTTCTCCGCAGCCGGCCGCATCCCGGGCGGCTTCTTCAAGCGCGAGCGCGGCGCGACCGAGAAGGAGACCCTGGTCTCGCGTCTCATCGACCGCCCGATCCGCCCGCTCTTCCCGGAGGGCTTCTACAACGAGATCAACGCCATCGCTCAGGTGCTGAGCTATGACGGCGAGAACGAGCCGGACATCCTCGCGATGGTCGCCGCGTCCGCCGCGCTCACCATCTCGGGCGTGCCCTTCATGGGCCCGATCGGCGCCGCCCGCGTCGGTTACGTCAACGGCGAGTACATCCTCAACCCGACCGACGCGCAGGTTGCCGAGGGCGAGCTCGATCTCGTCGTCGCCGCCACCTATGACGCCGTGATGATGGTCGAATCGGAAGCCAAGGAGCTTTCCGAAGAGGTCATGCTCGGCGCCGTGCTGTTCGCGCACGACGCCTGCCGCGAGATCGTCAAGGCGATCGTCAAGCTCGCCGAGCAGGCCGCCAAGGATCCCTGGGAAATCGCCGCGTCTAACGACAATGCGAAGTTCAAGGATTCGATCAAGAAGCTGATCGGCAAGGACATCGCCGCCGCCTACAAGCTGACCGACAAGTCGGCCCGCTCGAACGCGCTCAACGAAGCGCGCGCGAAGGCGAAGGCGAAGTTCGCCGATGACGGCCTTTCGCCCCAGGAAGTCATGGCCGGCATCAAGCTGACCAAGAAGCTGGAAGCCGAGATCGTCCGCGGCGACATCCTCAAGACCGGCAAGCGCATCGACGGCCGCACGACCACGCAGATCCGCCCGATCGAGGCAGAGACGCACTTCCTGCCGCGCGCGCACGGCTCGGCGCTGTTCACCCGCGGCGAGACCCAGACGATTGCTACGGCGACGCTCGGCACCCGCGACGCCGAGCAGATGATCGACGGCCTGGGCGGTCTGTCGTACCAGCACTTCATGCTGCACTATAACTTCCCGCCCTATTCGGTCGGCGAAGTCGGCCGCTTCGGTGCGCCGGGCCGCCGCGAAGTCGGCCACGGCAAGCTGGCATGGCGCGCGCTGCACCCGGTGCTGCCGTCGAAGGAGGACTTCCCCTACACGATCCGCCTGACCAGCGACATCACCGAGTCGAACGGCTCGTCGTCGATGGCGTCGGTCTGCGGCGGGTCGCTCGCGATGATGGACGCCGGCGTGCCGATCAAGCGCCCGGTCTCGGGCATCGCGATGGGCCTGATCCTCGAAGGCAAGGACTATGCGATCCTGTCGGACATCCTGGGTGACGAAGATCACCTCGGCGACATGGACTTCAAGGTGGCGGGCACGTCCGAAGGCATCACCACGATGCAGATGGACATCAAGATCGCCGGCATCACCAAGGAGATCTTCGAGGCTGCGCTCAACCAGGCGAAGGCCGGCCGTGCGCACATCCTCGGCGAGATGAACAAAGCGCTGGGCGAAGCCCGCACCGAGCTCTCCGCGCATGCCCCGCGCATCGAGACCTTCACGATAGACAAGTCGAAGATCCGCGAAGTGATCGGCACCGGCGGCAAGGTGATCCGCGAGATCGTCGCCACCACCGGCGCCAAGGTCGACATCGACGACGAAGGCGTGATCAAGGTCTCGTCGTCGGACACCGCGCAGATCGAGGCCGCGATCAAGTGGATCAAGGGCCTGGTCGAAGAGGCCGAGGTCGGCAAGATCTACAGCGGCAAGGTCGTCAATCTCGTCGATTTCGGCGCGTTCGTGAACTTCATGGGCGGCAAGGACGGTCTCGTCCACGTCTCGGAGATCAAGAACGAGCGCGTCGAGAAGGTCAGCGACGCCCTGAGCGAAGGCCAGGAAGTCAAGGTCAAGGTCCTCGAGATCGATCCGCGCGGCAAGGTTCGCCTGTCGATGCGCGTCGTCGACCAGGAAACCGGCGAAGAGCTGGAAGACACCCGCCCGGCGCGCGAGCCGCGCGAGGGTGGCGACCGTGGCCCGCGCGGCGACCGTGGCGATCGTGGCGACCGTCGTCGTGACGGTGGCGGCGGCCGCGGCGGCGATCGTGATCGCGGCCCGCGTCGCGAAGGCGGCGGTGATCGCGGTCCGCGCAGCGAGGGTGGCGATCGTGGCCCGCGCAGCGGTGATCGGGGGCCGCGTCGCGAGCGCTCGGAATCGAAGGACGAAGGCGGCGAGAATATCGGCCTGCCGGCGTTCCTCACCGGCGGCGACGATTGA